The genomic segment GACACAGGAGTGCAGTGCGGTTTGGTGATGTAATGCAGTGTATATCTGGCTGTGCTTACCAGGACCTCCATGGATGGCGGCTGGATAGAGATGTAGATGGGATTGAGGTCGGCCCTTTTAATGCTCCTCACACCCTGCATGTCAATGTCAAGTATACAGATGAGGTTCTTGGCCTGGACGTCTTGCACAGCCGCTTTACTCGTCCCGTACATGTTCCCTGAAAACTCTGCGTGCTCAATGAAGTCTCCGTTTTCTATCCCCGTCTGCATCGCCTCTCGTGTGACAAAATGATATTCTGAAAAACATCAGCATAAGGATTAAGAAAGCTGTGGTGCCACGGACAAATATAATTTGATTAAGGGTTACAGTggttgaaaaagaggagaatgTTGTACCTTTGCCATTCACTTCTCCAGGACGAGGATTTCTTGTTGTGTctgaggagtaaaaaaaaaaagagacatctgTGTCATAAATGTCAGAAACAAATGGCTCCAAGAGAAGCAATTATGTCTCTATGGTTGgtgtttttcctgtttcataTCATTGTGATGTAGTTAAAGGTTTTCATGAAgatttcaaattgttttttttttttttagttttaaggtattttactttttacttagCCCCACAAGCCAGCGGAGTCCAGTCCAGGGTGGAAAGGCATGTCCCCATCCAGGTGAGCCACGCCAAGATGGAGGTGAAGCCTTCATATTGCTCAGAGGTGCAGAGAGTCGAAGGGGGGAAGCAAAGCTTTAAAACCAAAGTGTCGACTCAGACCTACGGCTACACATCGGTGGGAAACTCTGTCAATATTCAGATAGGTCAAAAGAAATAGTAgctaaatatttcagtttgacaCCACAAACCCTTTTAGTCTTAAATAGGGACGTCTCTGCTTAGAAGAATAACACATATCCTAACCTGACGTGTAGTTACTACATCTGACAGACCATTCCCTTTTGAagctgcacatcagagaacttCCTCTGAGTCTTTTCTTGATCAGTCAGGTGGTCTTTGCAAACAAGGCTAGTAGGTAATGTAGTTTAAACTTTCTCACTGTAGGCAAATTAAGCCCCAACAAGTAACAGGTTTATGACATATGCAGTCTGTCGTACTGATCGACAATCTCTACTTATGATTTTGAATTCAatttcaagagttttttttttttttttacatactctTACCAAAGCATACACCGTGATCTGAGGATATGAATTGATCCAGGTGTTAGATTTAGTGATGAATCGTTCAGCATTGGTCATGTACTGTATTAAGGTACATACATTTAatgcttttacttttataccTTTCAAAAAATGTTGCCTACGACACTGATGCAGTGCCTTGGTTAACAGGAGCATCAATGCAGTTAAAGAAATCATGTCTACTTGTTAAGAGTTAAATGAAGTGTGCAACACTGATAATGTCACATTCACAACAGACCTTTGGAGACCACTGTGGTCCTTGGACTGTTACAAGTTTATTCAAGGTGTATGGTGTAATTAGAGTACCTTCCACAAAATAAGACTCTACTTCTGGTGTCACTTGGTTTGTTGTGAAAGATGGTTTGAGcagcttgtgaaaaaaaagtagtagtagtagaaatGGAAAccattttcacatcaaataGCGCTACGCGATGCATTAACATGATTTATTGTTGTGAAGCAAAATATCCTCCATCGATTGTGAAGTGAATGTTTGCTTGTCTTTGACGTTACTGTCTGCTTATGCAGTGAATTTACAGAATCTCACAGATAGATTTACATGTAAGTGATAGATGTTTAGATGAGTGATTGCATGTGTTTGCTTCTCCAAAGCAGATTTGTTTATCCAGAGTAACCAGATTTATATCGTATTTAACcgcaaataaatatttgtgcGTGTGACTGTACTCGAGCTGACACAATGTACCGTACTACCTTTTCAATGCAGTTGAATAAGAAGCGTATGAATAAGTGCCCTTTGTtggagtttgtgttgttttacagaGTCTGTTAGTTACATAGAATCATATCAAGTATGAAACATGTAAGCACTAACACATTGTAACTGcttttactgtacatgtgtagTTTTTGGAAATGTGTATAAGTACTCAGTGTTAAATctgaatcaaataaatgtactgcaAAAAATAAGTGGAGCCAGTTTCTTTCACCACTTCTTATTTATAGAACACATACGGCACAGTCTTCTTCCACTATTGTACTgtgacaaatgtatttcaatgttaACAGAAATAACGGTGGTACTGTTGGAGGTTTTATGGATTAGACATacacaatgacattttttcacaaaACACGTTCTAGTAAGGGCCGGTTACATGGTACAAATCAAATCAGATGACTTCATGCATCTAAATGTCTATAATGTAACAGTTAcacattataaatgtatttaggtTGACAATTTAAATAACAGAAACCGTTCTGCAAAGGACTGGTACTACAAAAGTGTCTAAAAATAATTAAGTATGCTTTCactgtgtttgagagaaagtTGTTAATGGCAAAACATAACAAATTACAGAAAGTCTAAAGGACttcgaagcttgatccaaaggcaactgggcTGGTCAAGATCTTTAACAAGTCCAgtttcctttggatcaagctttcaaatgaccatgacctggatgactgagaacttACTCAGACATCTTAAAGGACACGTGGGTGTGTTTCATTCTGagaataaaaagtgtttaattTTCCTTCAAAGTCAAAAAAGTGTCATTTTACTGTACAGGTGAAGCAACAACATGATagagtgacaataaaaaaaaatgtacaacttcCAAGTAAACATTTCATCTGTTATTTTAGAGCGGTTATCCTCATGACATATGGTGTCCTTGGTTTGTTTGAAGCAACTGTTTCGACCTCTACCCTGGGATTTAATCCTACTGAAGCACAACTTTAAACACTTACATGGAGTTTAGCAAGCACAAACcctaaaaatgtacaacaacCTGTAAGAAGATATACTGGAATAGTTGATTTAATCAGTAAAGTTATACTACATGAACCTTATGAAAGTAAAACAGCCACCATATTTTCAGAAATCAGTTGTAGAGCTGGAGTTTCCCCCCCTGAACTAATCATGTGCAGGGGCCTGAGATCAAACCCTGACTGAGTCTGTGATTTATTCATcacactgcacatctgtatcaCCATGATGTGACGGGttgtagaaaaagaaagacctCAAATGAGAGGTAGCATAACTAACTCTCTCTAATCAAGATATCCAGAATTGTACTTTGCCCCACCCTTGATAAGACCGGTTTGTCCACATAATGGAATGAGTTTTGTTTCTCCGCTTGTGTTGTTTATCGGTCGACTCTGCcctcaaacacactgaaaacaaagccCCACACTTTACAAGTAAGCATTGTTGGAGTATATTTTcgtcatacaaataaaaacaaaaacatggaaatgcttcctgttgataataaaaaaaaaaatgttccactttaCATATCATTTGGTAATAACTTTTCCTGAATACCATGTCAAAGGGACATCTGAGCTTCACAGACCAGCGGAGGGAATGTTCTCGACTTGAGAGGAGGTCTGTGATTTTGTGAGGAGTGGATCGGCTGGACTAAAAAGGTGCAAGGATGCTGCGGTATCCTACGAAGACATGTTGGTTTTCTTGACCTTTTGTATTTcctagaagaagaaaaaatgtatgaCTACACAGgtaatgtttgaaaaacagacaaatctacaacaatttataaaaaaaaatgtggaacaaGACCATGCAACTCTTGCTGAAGAGATAGCAGTGTGCACAGGTTCAATACTGTCTCTGGCTTGAATGCCTCCACCGTGCAAGAAGAGCAAGTTTGGCGAGATGGCTTTTTAATGTTGGACTTGTAACTCCTAATACTCAAGCTAAAAGCTGACTTCAAATATCTTAGAAGAAAGGCTGGGTTACTAACATAGCTATCAAGCTGATTAGCCTGGCATGCTAacacttaaaatgatttaattcatcTTTGAGTTTAGTATTTGGTTTTAGCTTTAAACTGGCTCGTTTAAATTTCCCATAAATCAAAAGCCTGTGAAGCCTTCTGTGCAAATGTTATAAAGCCTGTTTGTTGATGCTCAACTCGtagcatttgttttgttttgatcatttcaAGTTAAGGTGTGAGTGCTGCACCAGTAACTCACCTCAAGAAGAACTGCCTTTAACTGCCCATGAGCTTCCTCCAAATTATCATTGACAATTACTGTATCAAATAATCCTTGCTCTTTACctagaaggagagagaagatagaattatgtttagatttatgtttttaaaaagctcgtttttattacattttatgcaGACAAAGAATAGATACTTACTAATCTCCATATCCACTCTGGCTGCATGTAAACGCTTCTGGAGGCTCTCCTCtgactctgtttttctgtctcttaaacGGTGTTCCTGAAACGACACAAATCGACAAAGTGCTCATTTAACAGAGGGCGTTCAGAAatgtatacacatatatattttttaagatttatttgtggGGATTTTTGccttatttgataggacagtggatagagtggggaatgacatgtgataAAGGAGCGACAGGtaagacttgaacctgggctgcctacTTGg from the Labrus bergylta chromosome 4, fLabBer1.1, whole genome shotgun sequence genome contains:
- the LOC109977558 gene encoding guanylate kinase-like produces the protein MQTGIENGDFIEHAEFSGNMYGTSKAAVQDVQAKNLICILDIDMQGVRSIKRADLNPIYISIQPPSMEVLEHRLRDRKTESEESLQKRLRAARVDMEISKEQGLFDTVIVNDNLEEAHGQLKAFLLEEIQKVKKTNMSS